One window of the Rhizobiaceae bacterium genome contains the following:
- the ccoN gene encoding cytochrome-c oxidase, cbb3-type subunit I, whose amino-acid sequence MKYGTAIIVVGLGAFFALLGAAFAADDLFRAHMWVLVIVLAASAAVLLRRTSFAPAAPVDPSAYMDDPIRYGAIATMFWGVVGLLVGVVVALQLAYPDLNIEPWFNFGRMRPLHTSAVIFAFGGNALIATSFYVVQRTSRARLFGGDLAWFVFWGYQLFIVMAATGYLLGGTQGREYAEPEWYVDLWLTVVWVAYLLVFLGTIFKRKEPHIYVANWFYLSFIVTIAMLHVVNNLAMPVSFVGSKSYSLFSGVQDALTQWWYGHNAVGFFLTAGFLGMMYYFVPKQANRPVYSYRLSIIHFWALIFLYIWAGPHHLHYTALPDWAQTLGMVFSVMLWMPSWGGMINGLMTLSGAWDKIRTDPIIRMMVMAIAFYGMSTFEGPMMSIKAVNSLSHYTDWTIGHVHSGALGWVGLISFGAIYYMVPKLWHRERLYSMRLVTWHFWLATLGIVVYAAVMWVAGIQQGLMWREYDEQGFLVYSFAESVAAMHPYYIVRALGGALYLAGALIMAWNITMTILGRQRKEAPLPGAAPALQPAE is encoded by the coding sequence ATGAAATACGGCACTGCTATCATCGTCGTCGGCCTCGGCGCGTTTTTCGCGCTCCTCGGCGCGGCCTTCGCCGCGGACGACCTGTTCCGCGCCCATATGTGGGTGCTCGTCATCGTACTGGCCGCCTCGGCGGCCGTGCTCCTGCGCAGGACAAGCTTTGCGCCTGCCGCGCCGGTCGATCCGTCCGCCTATATGGACGATCCGATCCGCTACGGCGCGATCGCGACCATGTTCTGGGGCGTCGTCGGCCTTCTCGTCGGCGTCGTCGTGGCGCTTCAGCTCGCCTATCCCGATCTCAACATCGAGCCCTGGTTCAATTTCGGCCGCATGCGGCCGCTCCACACCTCGGCCGTCATCTTCGCCTTCGGCGGCAACGCGCTGATCGCCACGTCGTTCTACGTCGTGCAGCGCACCAGCCGCGCGCGTCTCTTCGGCGGCGATCTCGCCTGGTTCGTGTTCTGGGGCTACCAGCTATTCATCGTCATGGCCGCCACCGGCTATCTGCTGGGAGGCACCCAGGGCCGCGAATACGCGGAGCCTGAGTGGTACGTCGATCTCTGGCTGACGGTCGTGTGGGTGGCCTACCTGCTCGTGTTCCTCGGCACGATCTTCAAGCGCAAGGAACCGCACATCTACGTCGCCAACTGGTTCTACCTCTCCTTCATCGTCACCATCGCGATGCTGCATGTGGTGAACAATCTGGCGATGCCCGTCTCCTTCGTCGGGTCCAAGAGCTACTCGCTCTTCTCCGGCGTGCAGGACGCGCTGACGCAGTGGTGGTACGGGCACAACGCCGTCGGCTTCTTCCTGACGGCGGGTTTCCTCGGCATGATGTATTACTTCGTGCCGAAGCAGGCCAACCGCCCGGTCTATTCCTACCGCCTGTCGATCATCCACTTCTGGGCGCTGATCTTCCTCTACATCTGGGCCGGCCCGCATCACCTGCACTACACCGCGCTGCCCGACTGGGCGCAGACGCTCGGCATGGTGTTCTCGGTCATGCTGTGGATGCCTTCCTGGGGCGGCATGATCAACGGCCTGATGACGCTGTCGGGCGCCTGGGACAAGATCCGCACGGACCCCATCATCCGCATGATGGTCATGGCCATCGCCTTCTACGGCATGTCCACCTTCGAAGGTCCGATGATGTCGATCAAGGCGGTCAATTCGCTCAGCCACTACACGGACTGGACCATCGGCCACGTGCATTCCGGCGCGCTCGGCTGGGTCGGCCTGATCTCCTTCGGCGCCATCTACTACATGGTTCCGAAACTGTGGCACCGCGAGCGCCTCTACTCGATGCGCCTCGTCACCTGGCATTTCTGGCTCGCGACGCTCGGCATCGTCGTCTACGCGGCGGTGATGTGGGTGGCCGGCATCCAGCAGGGCCTGATGTGGCGCGAATACGACGAGCAGGGCTTCCTGGTCTACTCCTTCGCGGAGAGCGTCGCGGCCATGCATCCCTACTATATCGTCCGCGCCCTGGGCGGCGCCCTCTACCTCGCCGGCGCGCTGATCATGGCCTGGAACATCACCATGACCATCCTCGGCCGCCAGCGCAAGGAAGCGCCTTTGCCCGGCGCCGCCCCTGCCCTGCAGCCGGCCGAATAG
- a CDS encoding amidase, with protein MGAVTEDLVRLYAESDALGVAELVRSKQVKASEIAETAITVIERINPTLNAVVIKTFDLARTLSAAPVEGSFAGVPFLLKNLGTMWKDTPLTSATPYLKDFVCPVDSGIVDKLKASGLVPFGRSNTPEYGWCITSEPRMYGPTVNPWYPAITAGGSSGGTAAAVASRMVPIGDASDGGGSIRVPASCCGVVGLKPSRGRLTYGPHEADMWFGCIYFLCNTRTVRDTAAYLDAASGNLPGDPYHAPRPDKSWLSGLSDRPRRLKIGYTLTAPFGAPLAPEVKAEVEATVKLLGGLGHTVEEYDIKTDLEAAWWRYNDIIAVETFTEFTQHAAFVGRPPREEELEPFNWAMLEYAKTLSATDYSASIGAVRKAGQSICAELAVYDVFVSPTLTQLPRPVGYWSMKDGDRKHYLARWSDAAFMFSHNISGLPAMSVPLGMVNGNTPVGIQFVGRHGDEATILRLAAQAEEAAPWIGRKPEICAI; from the coding sequence ATGGGAGCCGTGACGGAAGACCTCGTGAGACTCTACGCCGAGTCCGATGCACTCGGGGTCGCGGAACTGGTGCGCAGCAAACAGGTCAAGGCATCCGAGATCGCCGAGACGGCGATCACCGTCATCGAGCGCATCAACCCGACGCTCAATGCGGTCGTGATCAAGACCTTCGATCTGGCGCGTACCCTGAGCGCGGCGCCCGTCGAAGGATCGTTTGCCGGCGTTCCCTTTCTCCTCAAGAATCTGGGCACGATGTGGAAGGATACGCCGCTCACCTCCGCCACGCCATATCTCAAGGACTTCGTCTGTCCGGTCGATTCCGGTATCGTCGACAAGCTGAAGGCATCCGGGCTGGTGCCCTTCGGACGCAGCAACACGCCGGAATACGGCTGGTGCATCACTTCCGAGCCGCGGATGTACGGCCCGACCGTCAACCCGTGGTACCCGGCCATCACCGCGGGCGGTTCGAGCGGCGGCACGGCTGCCGCGGTCGCCTCGCGCATGGTGCCAATCGGAGACGCCTCCGATGGGGGAGGCTCCATTCGTGTCCCGGCCTCGTGCTGCGGCGTGGTCGGGCTTAAACCTTCCCGCGGAAGGCTGACCTACGGCCCGCACGAGGCGGACATGTGGTTCGGCTGCATCTACTTCCTCTGCAACACGCGCACGGTTCGCGACACCGCGGCCTATCTCGACGCGGCGTCGGGAAATCTGCCGGGCGACCCCTATCACGCACCCCGCCCGGACAAGAGCTGGCTGTCCGGTCTGTCCGACCGTCCGCGCCGACTGAAGATCGGCTATACGCTGACCGCGCCCTTCGGCGCACCGCTTGCGCCCGAGGTCAAGGCGGAGGTCGAGGCAACTGTAAAGCTGCTTGGAGGCCTCGGGCATACGGTCGAGGAATACGACATCAAGACCGATCTCGAAGCCGCATGGTGGCGCTACAACGACATCATCGCGGTGGAAACCTTCACCGAATTCACCCAGCATGCCGCATTCGTGGGTCGACCGCCGCGCGAGGAGGAACTGGAGCCCTTCAACTGGGCGATGCTCGAATATGCAAAGACCCTTTCGGCGACAGATTATTCCGCAAGCATCGGCGCCGTGCGCAAAGCCGGGCAGAGCATCTGTGCAGAGCTGGCCGTCTATGATGTCTTTGTCAGCCCGACACTCACGCAGTTGCCCCGTCCGGTCGGCTACTGGTCGATGAAGGACGGCGATCGCAAGCACTATCTGGCGCGCTGGTCCGATGCCGCCTTCATGTTCTCACATAACATCTCGGGCCTTCCCGCAATGTCGGTGCCGCTCGGGATGGTAAACGGCAACACGCCGGTCGGGATTCAATTTGTCGGTCGCCACGGCGACGAGGCGACTATACTGCGTCTTGCCGCCCAGGCCGAAGAAGCCGCGCCGTGGATCGGACGAAAGCCTGAAATCTGCGCGATCTGA
- the ccoP gene encoding cytochrome-c oxidase, cbb3-type subunit III yields MSDKHIDEFSGVATTGHEWDGIKELNNPLPRWWVWTFYGTIVWALAYTIAYPAWPLISSATTGMLGYSSRVEVRKELDAAEAAKSDYVAAVKAKSVTEIEADEQLRAFATAAGAAAFKVNCIQCHGSGAAGSAGYPNLNDDDWLWGGKLDDVYLTITHGIRFAGDDETRVSEMTSFTDILTGDQIAEVSAYVAGLSGTASSPDLAAKGAPVFAENCASCHGEDAKGNRELGAPDLTDAIWLYGGSEAQIAQQVRSPRNGVMPAWGARLGDTTVKELAIFVNSLGGGE; encoded by the coding sequence ATGAGCGACAAGCATATTGACGAGTTTTCCGGCGTCGCCACCACCGGCCACGAGTGGGACGGCATCAAGGAGCTCAACAATCCTCTCCCGCGCTGGTGGGTCTGGACGTTCTACGGCACCATCGTCTGGGCGCTCGCCTATACGATCGCCTATCCCGCCTGGCCTTTGATCAGCAGCGCCACCACGGGCATGCTGGGATATTCGAGCCGTGTCGAGGTTCGCAAGGAACTCGACGCCGCCGAGGCGGCCAAGTCGGACTACGTCGCCGCGGTGAAGGCCAAGAGCGTGACGGAGATCGAGGCGGACGAGCAGCTCCGCGCGTTCGCCACGGCAGCCGGCGCGGCAGCGTTCAAGGTCAACTGCATCCAGTGCCACGGCTCCGGCGCGGCCGGCAGCGCGGGCTATCCCAACCTCAACGACGACGACTGGCTATGGGGCGGCAAGCTCGACGACGTCTATCTGACGATCACTCACGGCATACGCTTCGCCGGAGACGACGAAACGCGCGTCTCGGAGATGACTTCCTTCACCGACATACTGACCGGCGACCAGATCGCCGAGGTCAGCGCCTATGTCGCCGGCCTGAGCGGCACGGCCTCCAGTCCAGATCTCGCCGCGAAAGGCGCTCCGGTCTTCGCCGAGAACTGCGCCAGCTGCCATGGCGAGGATGCCAAGGGAAACAGGGAGCTTGGCGCGCCTGACCTTACCGACGCCATCTGGCTCTATGGCGGCAGCGAGGCGCAGATCGCCCAGCAGGTGCGCTCGCCCCGCAACGGCGTGATGCCGGCCTGGGGCGCGCGCCTCGGCGACACGACGGTGAAGGAACTGGCCATATTCGTCAATTCACTGGGCGGCGGAGAGTAG
- a CDS encoding VPA1269 family protein produces the protein MPVTEVPEHVRSWAVQLREVLRYFDVKTIQGVERSLNLWLIFLMTLEPDEAPVDFQSISRTAHIHDIRNENQRTFRVFLDSYFRDDPRDQGNRALTALQKAFYLAAVRDGFQHLNNPVEMKLDVISRKNAKTRDVTHRKPLEMEAWELIVRKNREGDYAFARSLGPKRFHYTLRNPETGEYDHVFWPAEAIIVDIILNSGMRHISARWADSGQGDEEILDAVNLKMIPNPHPSATLGRREAFLRLVTVPDKVQRKLVGMYVGINKSGKQFVIPWCDPAIISAVHRMQALQEKYNPIKSAVKPIEGGLRQMTRGAEERFPDIYPLFADPANPSNMAVSDTKVRTYWKELLRECQPAVNELFGHEYPLIDDDGMVFDLHALRVTMVSNLLEAGVSLEIVRDLVGHATWMMTWYYNGRRSAMLHSAVQEVMARRTEAHDALASGNREAILEYADEAITPDFVENHVGKEMLRRYAERKSLPPFSVFVHGICPGGSCATGGERISEGKHKPVWRERACAMCRYRVTGPKFLPGIINHLNNLMAEMRLSAKRAKELGDEIERIEAETGKPAHGLRRAQQAESGSRDLLSKEYAAEMKVLQMVRQVVAVAAAKGASADSILLPSVPDFDLSQLEYGFDEVHEFELMHTLVKETRILPASIMEIPSGIEENLKAMVREILRANDMSEIAYRMSGSDEKEICIRIGDALLQEYPEPTRFQRLLEGAVRLEPEVLETIRTEVSLLVAPGTPQLRIGRVA, from the coding sequence ATGCCTGTCACGGAGGTTCCGGAGCACGTCCGCTCCTGGGCAGTGCAACTCCGCGAGGTTCTCCGGTACTTCGATGTCAAGACGATCCAAGGAGTGGAAAGGTCACTGAACCTCTGGCTCATATTCCTGATGACGCTTGAGCCGGACGAAGCCCCCGTGGATTTCCAGTCAATATCGCGGACCGCACACATCCACGACATCCGGAACGAGAACCAGCGAACCTTCCGCGTCTTCCTGGATTCGTACTTCAGGGATGATCCCCGGGATCAGGGCAACCGGGCGTTGACCGCCCTGCAGAAGGCATTTTACCTCGCGGCAGTCAGGGACGGGTTCCAGCATCTCAACAACCCCGTGGAGATGAAACTCGACGTGATCTCCAGGAAAAACGCCAAGACTCGGGATGTCACCCACAGGAAGCCGCTGGAAATGGAGGCGTGGGAACTGATCGTTCGCAAGAACAGAGAGGGCGACTACGCCTTCGCAAGGAGCCTGGGACCCAAGAGGTTTCACTATACGCTGAGGAACCCGGAAACCGGCGAATACGACCATGTATTCTGGCCGGCCGAAGCGATCATCGTCGACATAATCCTCAATTCGGGCATGCGCCATATCAGCGCCAGGTGGGCGGATAGCGGGCAAGGGGACGAGGAGATTCTTGATGCCGTCAACCTGAAGATGATCCCGAATCCGCATCCCTCAGCCACGCTTGGACGACGGGAAGCATTTCTCCGGCTGGTGACAGTTCCCGACAAGGTCCAGCGGAAGCTGGTCGGAATGTATGTAGGCATCAACAAGTCGGGCAAGCAGTTCGTCATTCCGTGGTGTGATCCTGCGATCATCAGCGCAGTCCATCGGATGCAGGCCCTCCAGGAAAAGTACAACCCTATCAAGAGTGCCGTGAAGCCGATCGAAGGCGGCCTCCGGCAAATGACACGCGGTGCCGAGGAGCGTTTCCCAGACATCTACCCGCTGTTCGCCGATCCGGCCAATCCCAGCAACATGGCAGTGAGCGATACGAAGGTTCGGACCTACTGGAAGGAGTTGCTGCGGGAATGCCAGCCTGCCGTCAACGAGCTTTTCGGGCACGAGTACCCCTTGATCGATGACGACGGGATGGTCTTCGACCTTCATGCCCTTCGGGTGACGATGGTGTCCAACCTGCTGGAGGCAGGGGTCAGCCTGGAGATCGTGAGGGACCTGGTAGGGCATGCCACGTGGATGATGACGTGGTATTACAACGGTCGAAGAAGCGCCATGCTCCATTCCGCCGTCCAGGAGGTGATGGCCAGGCGGACGGAGGCACACGATGCGCTGGCCTCCGGGAACCGCGAGGCTATTCTTGAATACGCAGATGAGGCTATCACTCCAGACTTTGTCGAAAACCATGTAGGCAAGGAGATGCTCCGCCGATACGCCGAGCGAAAGAGCCTTCCTCCTTTCAGCGTATTCGTCCATGGCATCTGTCCGGGCGGCAGTTGCGCCACAGGCGGAGAGCGGATCTCCGAAGGGAAACACAAGCCTGTGTGGCGGGAGCGGGCATGCGCCATGTGCCGCTATCGCGTGACCGGGCCGAAGTTCCTCCCCGGCATCATCAATCACCTGAACAATCTCATGGCCGAGATGCGGCTTTCAGCGAAGCGAGCCAAGGAGCTTGGCGACGAGATCGAGCGGATTGAGGCCGAGACCGGCAAGCCGGCGCACGGGCTTCGGCGGGCACAGCAGGCAGAGAGTGGCTCCCGTGACCTCCTGAGCAAGGAGTATGCCGCAGAGATGAAGGTGCTGCAGATGGTCCGACAGGTGGTGGCGGTGGCTGCCGCGAAGGGCGCGTCCGCGGATTCGATCCTGCTCCCATCCGTGCCGGACTTCGATCTCAGCCAACTTGAATACGGCTTCGACGAGGTCCATGAGTTCGAACTCATGCATACTCTGGTCAAGGAAACGAGGATACTGCCCGCCTCGATCATGGAAATCCCTTCGGGAATCGAGGAGAACCTCAAGGCCATGGTTCGGGAGATCCTTCGTGCGAACGACATGTCGGAAATCGCATACCGGATGTCAGGTTCCGACGAGAAGGAGATCTGCATCAGGATCGGAGATGCCCTGCTTCAGGAATATCCCGAACCCACGCGGTTCCAGCGGCTGCTTGAAGGCGCCGTCCGACTGGAACCGGAGGTTCTGGAAACCATCCGGACCGAGGTCAGCTTGCTGGTCGCTCCAGGCACCCCTCAGCTTCGGATCGGACGCGTGGCATGA
- the ccoO gene encoding cytochrome-c oxidase, cbb3-type subunit II, which produces MSLIDKHAILEKNATLLLVGSLLVVTVGGIVEIAPLFYLQNTIEKVEGMRPYSPLELEGRNIYVREGCYVCHSQMIRPFRDEVERYGHYSLAAESMYDHPFQWGSKRTGPDLARVGDRYSNEWHVEHLVDPRSVVPESIMPRYGFLRDKTLDVKNFSTQLVASARVGVPYTQEMIDNAAADLVAQADPNADTSGIEARYPKAKVGDFDGNPQAVTEMDALVAYLQMLGTLVDFSTYDEAAGYR; this is translated from the coding sequence ATGTCCCTTATCGACAAACACGCAATACTTGAGAAGAACGCGACGCTTCTTCTCGTCGGCTCCCTGCTGGTGGTCACGGTCGGCGGCATCGTGGAGATCGCCCCGCTGTTCTACCTGCAGAACACGATCGAGAAGGTGGAGGGGATGCGTCCCTATTCGCCGCTCGAACTCGAAGGCCGGAACATCTACGTCCGCGAGGGCTGCTATGTCTGCCACAGCCAGATGATCCGGCCCTTCCGCGACGAGGTGGAGCGCTATGGCCACTACAGCCTGGCGGCGGAGTCGATGTACGACCATCCGTTCCAGTGGGGCTCGAAGCGCACCGGACCTGACCTCGCGCGCGTCGGCGACCGCTACTCGAACGAGTGGCACGTCGAACATCTTGTCGATCCGCGCTCCGTGGTGCCGGAATCGATCATGCCGCGCTACGGGTTCCTCAGGGACAAGACCCTCGACGTCAAGAACTTCTCCACCCAGCTGGTCGCCAGCGCGCGTGTCGGCGTGCCCTATACGCAGGAGATGATCGACAATGCCGCGGCGGATCTCGTGGCGCAGGCCGATCCCAATGCCGATACTTCCGGCATCGAGGCCCGTTACCCGAAGGCGAAGGTCGGCGATTTCGACGGCAATCCGCAGGCGGTGACGGAGATGGACGCCCTGGTCGCCTATCTGCAGATGCTCGGCACCCTGGTCGATTTCTCGACCTACGACGAAGCGGCCGGTTACCGCTGA
- the ccoG gene encoding cytochrome c oxidase accessory protein CcoG — protein MVSQADVERLEAEPVNAAHNRQPLYAPRKKIFPKRASGNFRRFKWLVMAITLGIYYLTPWLRWDRGPFAPDQAVLIDLAHRRFYFFFIEIWPQEFFYVAGLLMMAGIGLFLVTSTVGRAWCGYTCPQTVWVDLFLVVERWVEGDRNARMKLDSGPWSLNKLAKRISKHGIWLLIAIATGGAWIFYFADAPTLVGEVVTGAAAPVAYSTIAVLTATTYVFGGLMREQVCTYMCPWPRIQGAMLDENSLTVTYNDWRGEPRSRHMKKAIAAGLPVGDCIDCNACVAVCPMGIDIRDGQQLECITCALCIDACDATMDKIGKERGLISYATLSDYNANMALATGGGAHAVDPKLVHTPEGKLSQKVADFHIRKIFRLRTFIYLGTWTLVGVVLLYALLTRDRLEVNVLHDRNPQFVTLSDGAIRNGYTVKLLNMVPEPRTILVSIDGLPGAAMSIIGMEEATGGQAAISVEPDRLKTLKIFIRQPREEVAGPAVNFRFVVEDRASHERDEYVATFNAPETSR, from the coding sequence ATCGTGAGCCAGGCCGATGTAGAAAGGCTGGAAGCGGAGCCGGTGAACGCCGCGCACAACCGCCAGCCGCTCTATGCACCCCGCAAGAAGATCTTCCCGAAGCGCGCCAGCGGCAATTTCCGGCGTTTCAAATGGCTGGTGATGGCGATCACGCTCGGCATCTACTATCTGACGCCGTGGCTGCGCTGGGATCGGGGTCCGTTCGCGCCCGATCAGGCGGTGCTGATCGACCTTGCGCATCGCCGCTTCTATTTCTTCTTCATAGAGATCTGGCCGCAGGAATTCTTCTACGTCGCCGGCCTTCTGATGATGGCGGGCATCGGCCTCTTCCTCGTCACGTCCACCGTCGGCCGCGCGTGGTGCGGCTATACCTGCCCGCAGACCGTCTGGGTGGACCTTTTTCTCGTCGTCGAACGCTGGGTCGAGGGCGACCGCAATGCCCGCATGAAGCTCGACTCGGGGCCATGGAGTTTGAACAAGCTGGCCAAGCGCATTTCCAAGCACGGTATCTGGCTTCTGATCGCGATCGCCACCGGCGGCGCCTGGATTTTCTACTTCGCCGATGCCCCAACCCTCGTCGGCGAGGTCGTCACGGGCGCCGCCGCGCCCGTCGCCTATTCGACCATCGCCGTCCTGACGGCAACGACCTACGTGTTCGGCGGCCTGATGCGGGAGCAGGTCTGCACCTATATGTGCCCCTGGCCGCGCATCCAGGGCGCGATGCTCGACGAGAACTCGCTGACGGTCACCTATAACGACTGGCGGGGGGAGCCGCGCTCGCGGCACATGAAGAAGGCGATCGCCGCCGGCCTGCCGGTGGGCGATTGCATCGACTGCAACGCCTGCGTCGCCGTATGCCCGATGGGCATCGATATCCGCGACGGCCAGCAGCTCGAATGCATCACCTGCGCTCTCTGCATCGACGCCTGCGACGCAACCATGGACAAGATCGGCAAGGAGCGCGGCCTGATCTCTTACGCCACGCTGAGCGACTACAACGCCAACATGGCGCTCGCCACGGGCGGCGGCGCCCACGCCGTCGATCCGAAGCTCGTGCACACGCCTGAAGGCAAGCTGTCGCAGAAGGTGGCCGATTTCCACATCCGCAAGATCTTCCGCCTGCGCACCTTCATCTATCTCGGCACCTGGACCCTTGTGGGCGTGGTGCTGCTTTATGCGCTATTGACGCGCGACCGGCTCGAGGTGAACGTGCTGCACGACCGCAACCCGCAATTCGTCACCCTGTCCGACGGCGCTATCCGCAACGGCTATACCGTCAAGCTCCTGAACATGGTGCCCGAACCGCGCACGATCCTTGTCTCGATCGATGGATTGCCCGGAGCTGCAATGAGCATTATCGGCATGGAGGAAGCGACAGGTGGGCAGGCCGCCATCTCGGTCGAGCCCGACCGCCTGAAGACGCTCAAGATCTTCATCCGGCAGCCGCGCGAGGAAGTGGCCGGCCCTGCCGTGAACTTCAGGTTCGTGGTCGAGGATCGAGCCAGCCACGAGCGCGACGAATATGTCGCCACCTTCAATGCCCCGGAGACGTCACGATGA
- a CDS encoding FixH family protein produces MTAQTDKPKEFTGRHMLAIMLAFFGVIIAVNGVMATFATRSWSGLVVENTYVASQQFNERAAEGRAQAALGWKGTLDIDGAGVSYSLVDASGAPVAVKGVVVRFRHPAYEAADRTLVLERMADNAFATSETVRDGIWIVEVDADTGAEKPFRDVRRMTVADGAVK; encoded by the coding sequence ATGACCGCGCAGACCGACAAGCCGAAGGAATTCACCGGGCGGCACATGCTGGCGATCATGCTCGCCTTCTTCGGCGTCATCATCGCCGTCAACGGTGTCATGGCGACCTTCGCGACCCGGAGCTGGAGCGGACTGGTGGTGGAAAACACCTATGTCGCCAGCCAGCAGTTCAACGAGCGCGCCGCAGAGGGCCGGGCGCAGGCGGCGCTTGGCTGGAAAGGGACGCTGGACATTGACGGCGCCGGCGTCAGCTACAGCCTTGTCGATGCCTCGGGAGCGCCCGTCGCGGTGAAGGGCGTCGTCGTCAGGTTCCGTCATCCGGCCTATGAGGCGGCGGACCGGACGCTTGTTCTGGAACGCATGGCCGACAACGCTTTCGCCACGTCCGAGACCGTGCGCGACGGTATCTGGATCGTCGAGGTCGACGCAGACACCGGCGCGGAGAAGCCCTTCCGCGACGTACGGCGCATGACCGTCGCCGACGGGGCGGTGAAATGA
- a CDS encoding cbb3-type cytochrome c oxidase subunit 3, whose protein sequence is METYTAMRQFADSWGLLFMALFFVATVLFAFRPGSRKSADDAARIPLKDD, encoded by the coding sequence ATGGAAACCTACACCGCCATGCGGCAGTTTGCCGACAGCTGGGGTCTGCTCTTCATGGCCCTGTTCTTCGTCGCCACGGTGCTCTTCGCGTTCCGGCCGGGCAGCCGGAAGAGCGCTGACGATGCGGCCCGTATTCCTCTCAAGGACGATTGA